Proteins encoded in a region of the Devosia sp. RR2S18 genome:
- a CDS encoding glycerate kinase produces the protein MFRGAVAQAQPSLAVRNNLPTVPKGRTVVIGAGKASAQMAKALEEAWPGPLTGLVVTRYGYAEACEQIEIVEAAHPVPDQAGFLAARRIWEMVSGLSPDDLVIALISGGGSALLPAPAMGLSLDDEQAINRALLSSGAPIGVMNLIRNQFSTIKGGRLAAQCAPAQVATLVVSDVPGDDPAIVASGPTIPSANSRELARKYATLYDLDLPPVAQKLLAGTDNLAPDPCDPVFARHTVRTIASASLSLDAAAAHARKHGMEAAILSDSIEGEARDVAQVHAALAREVALRSRPFNKPVVMLSGGETTVTLRGKGRGGRNAEFLLAFAIAIDGFEGISALAADTDGIDGSEDNAGAFADGTTATRLRKAGIDPLAALANNDAYSAFDALGDLLVTKPTGTNVNDFRAIIVR, from the coding sequence ATGTTTCGAGGCGCAGTTGCTCAGGCGCAACCATCACTAGCCGTGCGAAATAATCTACCTACTGTTCCCAAAGGCCGCACCGTTGTGATCGGCGCGGGCAAGGCATCCGCCCAGATGGCGAAGGCTCTTGAAGAGGCCTGGCCGGGTCCCCTCACCGGCTTGGTGGTCACCCGCTACGGCTACGCGGAGGCCTGCGAGCAGATCGAAATCGTCGAGGCGGCCCATCCCGTTCCTGACCAAGCGGGTTTTTTGGCTGCGCGGCGGATATGGGAAATGGTGTCGGGGCTCAGTCCTGACGATCTGGTCATTGCCCTGATCTCGGGAGGCGGGTCAGCCCTGCTGCCTGCACCGGCAATGGGGCTCAGCCTGGACGACGAACAGGCGATCAATCGCGCTTTATTGTCGTCCGGCGCTCCGATCGGGGTGATGAATCTCATCCGTAACCAGTTCTCCACGATCAAGGGCGGACGGTTGGCGGCGCAGTGCGCGCCTGCCCAAGTTGCAACATTGGTGGTGTCCGACGTGCCGGGGGACGATCCTGCAATCGTGGCATCGGGCCCGACCATTCCAAGCGCCAACAGCCGTGAGTTGGCGCGAAAATACGCCACCCTCTATGATCTAGATCTGCCGCCTGTTGCACAAAAACTGCTGGCGGGCACGGATAATCTCGCGCCAGATCCGTGCGATCCGGTGTTTGCTCGCCACACTGTTCGCACCATCGCTTCGGCATCTCTTTCGCTAGATGCGGCGGCGGCACACGCCCGCAAGCACGGCATGGAAGCCGCCATTCTTTCGGACTCCATTGAAGGCGAAGCACGGGACGTTGCACAGGTGCATGCTGCGCTGGCGCGCGAGGTGGCCTTGCGCAGCCGACCGTTCAACAAGCCGGTGGTGATGCTCTCCGGCGGGGAAACAACCGTCACGTTGCGGGGCAAGGGCCGTGGCGGCCGCAACGCCGAGTTCCTTCTGGCCTTCGCCATTGCAATAGACGGGTTCGAGGGGATCTCGGCACTAGCAGCAGACACAGATGGGATCGACGGTTCGGAAGATAATGCTGGCGCCTTTGCGGACGGCACCACGGCCACTCGCCTCCGCAAGGCGGGGATCGATCCCCTTGCCGCACTTGCCAACAATGACGCCTATTCGGCCTTTGATGCTCTGGGTGACCTTCTCGTCACCAAGCCGACTGGGACGAATGTGAATGACTTCCGCGCCATTATCGTGCGCTAA
- a CDS encoding ABC-F family ATP-binding cassette domain-containing protein, which translates to MAAAPLLSLQDINLTFGGTTLLNGADLIVSPGQRIALVGRNGSGKSTLLKIAAGDVARDSGIRFVEPGATLRYLPQEPDLSAYATTLDYVEAGLGPSDDPYRAQYLLSSLGLTGAEHPQTLSGGEGRRAALARVLAPRPDILLLDEPTNHLDLPVIEWLQEELNSLRSAMVLISHDRRFLSDLTRATVWLDRGVTRRLDQGFGSFEGWRDQVLEQEELDRHKLDRQIVREEHWLRYGVTARRKRNVGRLERLSGLRQERREQRRTTGLVNMQVAEGRTSGALVAEAENISKAYGERTIVAEFSTRVLRGDRVGIVGPNGAGKTTLINMLTGQLQPDTGTIKLGSALELAMLDQGRAKLHPETRLKDALTGGGSDTLQINGQPKHVVGYMKDFLFTPEQANTPIGKLSGGERARVALARALSLPSNFLVLDEPTNDLDLETLDLLEEMVSDYAGTVIVVSHDRDFLDRVATSIIMAEGEGRWTEYAGGYSDMVAQRGAGVSARPAAKTEAKSAKTANTTSIPPQANAAKRKLSFKEKHALDSLPKEIDRLEGEIKALTAALTDPNLYSRDPNGFASKSKALTEAEAKRSAAEEQWLELEMLREELEG; encoded by the coding sequence ATGGCCGCCGCACCCCTGCTTTCGCTTCAAGACATCAACCTGACGTTCGGCGGCACGACGCTCCTGAACGGCGCTGACCTCATCGTATCGCCCGGACAACGCATTGCGTTGGTGGGCCGCAATGGATCGGGCAAGTCCACCCTGCTCAAGATCGCGGCGGGCGATGTGGCCCGTGATAGCGGCATCCGTTTTGTCGAACCCGGCGCCACGCTCCGTTACCTGCCTCAGGAGCCTGACCTTTCTGCGTATGCGACGACGCTCGATTATGTGGAGGCGGGTTTAGGCCCCAGCGATGACCCCTACCGGGCACAATATCTGCTAAGTTCGCTTGGCCTTACCGGCGCCGAGCACCCGCAGACCCTCTCGGGCGGCGAAGGACGACGTGCTGCGCTGGCGCGTGTTCTGGCGCCCAGGCCCGATATTTTGCTGTTGGATGAGCCGACCAACCACCTCGACCTTCCCGTGATCGAGTGGCTGCAGGAGGAGCTGAACTCCCTGCGCTCCGCCATGGTGCTGATCAGCCACGATCGAAGATTCCTCTCGGATCTGACGCGAGCCACCGTCTGGCTTGATCGCGGAGTCACGCGGCGATTGGACCAGGGCTTCGGCTCGTTTGAAGGTTGGCGCGACCAGGTGCTGGAACAGGAGGAGCTCGACCGGCATAAGCTCGACCGGCAGATCGTGCGGGAAGAGCACTGGCTGCGCTATGGCGTCACAGCGCGACGGAAGCGGAACGTCGGACGACTTGAACGCTTGAGTGGCTTGCGGCAGGAGCGGCGGGAGCAGCGCCGCACCACTGGGCTGGTCAATATGCAGGTCGCTGAGGGCCGCACCTCCGGCGCATTGGTGGCCGAAGCCGAGAATATCAGCAAGGCGTATGGCGAGCGGACCATCGTTGCGGAGTTCTCGACCCGCGTGCTGCGAGGGGACCGCGTGGGGATTGTGGGGCCTAATGGTGCGGGCAAGACTACGCTTATAAACATGCTGACTGGGCAGCTTCAGCCCGATACGGGGACAATAAAGCTTGGGTCGGCCCTCGAGTTGGCGATGCTCGACCAGGGCCGAGCGAAGCTGCACCCCGAAACGCGCCTCAAGGATGCCTTGACGGGTGGTGGCAGCGACACGCTGCAGATCAACGGCCAGCCCAAGCATGTGGTGGGCTATATGAAAGACTTCCTGTTCACGCCCGAACAGGCAAATACCCCAATTGGGAAGCTATCAGGTGGCGAGCGGGCGCGCGTTGCATTGGCCCGCGCCCTTTCCCTGCCGTCTAACTTCCTGGTGCTAGACGAGCCCACCAACGATCTCGACCTTGAGACGCTCGATCTGCTCGAGGAAATGGTATCGGATTATGCCGGTACGGTCATCGTGGTCAGCCACGATCGTGACTTTCTTGATCGTGTGGCCACCTCCATCATCATGGCTGAAGGCGAAGGCCGCTGGACGGAATACGCCGGCGGGTATTCCGACATGGTCGCGCAGCGCGGCGCCGGCGTTTCTGCCCGCCCTGCGGCTAAAACAGAGGCAAAGTCGGCTAAAACCGCGAACACCACCAGCATTCCGCCGCAAGCAAACGCCGCCAAGCGCAAGCTTTCCTTCAAGGAGAAACATGCACTTGACAGCCTTCCTAAGGAGATCGACCGGCTGGAAGGTGAGATAAAGGCGCTCACTGCGGCGCTTACCGACCCCAACCTTTATAGCCGCGACCCCAATGGCTTCGCCAGCAAGTCCAAAGCGCTTACCGAGGCGGAGGCGAAACGCTCGGCCGCCGAGGAGCAGTGGCTTGAGTTGGAAATGCTGCGAGAGGAACTCGAAGGTTAG
- the phnN gene encoding phosphonate metabolism protein/1,5-bisphosphokinase (PRPP-forming) PhnN translates to MRKIRPLGVLVLVVGPSGVGKDTLINGAREALGSDSRFTFVRRIVTRPADAELEDHDSIDPVTFSAMQASGRFALSWDAHNLRYALPISVDTDLALGRIVVANVSRHVISTARAKYPHSVVVLISAEISERAARLRRRGRENPDQISSRLARESAPVPAGVTPVVIDNSGSVAIGIATFVMALHSIANTN, encoded by the coding sequence GTGAGAAAGATACGGCCTCTGGGTGTCCTGGTTCTCGTTGTCGGTCCTTCCGGCGTTGGCAAGGACACCTTGATCAATGGCGCCCGCGAAGCGCTCGGCAGCGACAGCCGCTTCACATTCGTCCGGCGGATTGTCACCCGACCGGCCGACGCCGAGCTTGAGGATCACGACAGTATCGATCCGGTGACGTTCTCCGCCATGCAAGCTAGCGGTCGTTTTGCCCTGTCATGGGATGCACACAATCTGCGCTATGCCTTGCCTATCAGCGTGGATACCGATCTGGCGCTCGGCCGCATCGTGGTCGCCAACGTTTCCCGCCACGTGATCAGCACGGCCCGGGCGAAATATCCCCATAGCGTGGTGGTGCTGATCTCAGCGGAAATCTCGGAACGTGCAGCACGGCTGCGGCGGAGGGGTAGGGAGAACCCGGACCAGATTTCTTCCCGATTGGCGCGAGAAAGTGCACCCGTGCCAGCTGGCGTGACCCCGGTCGTCATCGACAATTCGGGCTCGGTCGCGATCGGGATTGCCACCTTCGTTATGGCCCTGCACTCGATAGCCAACACGAATTGA
- a CDS encoding aldo/keto reductase, producing MDRRPLGRSELVIEPLVLGGNVFGWTVDERTGFEILDAFVDMGFSAIDTAEGYPNWVPGNPPGMSETIIGKWMKARGNRDKVHVFTKVNSGNKSGGLKPENIATSFEKSLERLQTDYVELYFSHWPDPEASHEETLGAYDPLVRSGRVRVVGASNYTPQMVREAHEISIHKTLPRYEVLQPRYNLYDRSEWEGELQQAAAESEMGAIVYYSLASGFLTGKYRSKADLEKSRRGGGVEKYLDAKGEKILSALDQVAAANDATPAEVSLAWLVAQSGVTAPIASATSVEQVKSLAKGVRLKLSEDDLRTLSDAGR from the coding sequence ATGGACCGTCGCCCGCTTGGACGCAGTGAACTTGTCATCGAACCGTTGGTGCTGGGCGGCAACGTCTTTGGCTGGACTGTTGACGAACGAACCGGCTTCGAGATTCTGGACGCCTTCGTTGACATGGGATTTTCCGCCATCGATACGGCCGAGGGTTATCCCAACTGGGTGCCGGGAAACCCGCCTGGTATGAGCGAAACCATCATCGGCAAATGGATGAAGGCGCGCGGCAATCGCGACAAGGTGCACGTCTTCACCAAGGTTAATTCCGGGAACAAGTCAGGCGGACTCAAACCTGAGAACATAGCCACCTCCTTCGAGAAGTCGCTGGAGCGGCTGCAGACCGACTATGTCGAACTTTATTTCAGCCATTGGCCTGATCCGGAGGCCTCGCATGAGGAGACTCTCGGCGCCTATGACCCGCTCGTGCGGTCAGGGCGCGTGCGGGTGGTCGGCGCCTCCAACTATACGCCGCAGATGGTGCGCGAGGCGCACGAGATTTCCATCCACAAGACGTTGCCGCGTTATGAGGTGCTGCAGCCCCGCTACAACCTCTATGACCGGAGTGAGTGGGAAGGCGAACTGCAGCAAGCGGCCGCAGAAAGCGAGATGGGCGCCATCGTCTACTACAGCCTAGCCTCTGGCTTTCTCACGGGGAAGTACCGCTCCAAAGCGGACCTGGAGAAATCGCGACGCGGCGGGGGAGTCGAAAAATACCTCGATGCCAAGGGCGAAAAGATACTGTCAGCCCTCGATCAGGTTGCCGCAGCAAATGACGCAACGCCGGCTGAAGTGTCGCTCGCCTGGCTGGTTGCACAATCGGGCGTCACAGCACCCATCGCCTCGGCGACGTCGGTCGAGCAGGTCAAGAGTCTCGCCAAGGGTGTCCGGCTGAAGCTAAGCGAGGATGATCTGAGAACACTAAGCGACGCTGGTCGATAA
- a CDS encoding DUF1045 domain-containing protein, which yields MAERFAIYYAPSATGALWERASTWLGRDARTGEFLSGTVAGVDRNRLLDLTQSASRYGFHATLKAPMALAAGTTETELREALTTFSAEHNSIALGTLRLAQMGGFLALVADENEALQDFAAHVVEAFEPFRAPLSVKNRAARLASGLTPRQEELLDGYGYPYVFEDFRFHMTLSDRLSDADAADLLSAAQTWFGPVLDEPVVLDRLALYHEPDTGKSFRRVADFPLRTLAQ from the coding sequence ATGGCTGAACGATTTGCAATCTACTACGCCCCTTCCGCGACTGGCGCCCTTTGGGAGCGAGCTTCGACGTGGCTGGGGCGTGATGCCCGGACTGGGGAATTCCTCAGTGGCACCGTGGCGGGTGTGGATCGCAATCGACTGCTTGACCTTACCCAGTCGGCCAGCCGCTACGGCTTTCATGCGACTCTGAAGGCGCCTATGGCGCTTGCCGCGGGGACAACCGAGACGGAGTTGCGTGAGGCTTTGACCACCTTCAGTGCCGAGCACAATTCTATTGCTCTGGGAACGCTGCGCCTCGCGCAAATGGGCGGCTTCCTGGCGCTGGTTGCAGATGAGAACGAAGCCTTGCAGGATTTTGCTGCGCACGTGGTAGAGGCATTTGAGCCTTTCCGCGCGCCATTGTCGGTAAAGAACCGGGCGGCGAGGCTGGCCAGTGGATTGACCCCCCGCCAGGAAGAACTACTTGATGGCTATGGCTATCCCTATGTGTTCGAAGATTTCCGCTTTCATATGACCTTGAGCGATCGTCTGTCCGATGCCGATGCGGCAGATCTACTGTCGGCAGCGCAGACCTGGTTTGGCCCCGTTCTGGACGAGCCGGTGGTGCTAGATAGGCTGGCGCTCTATCATGAGCCCGACACGGGCAAATCTTTCCGGCGGGTTGCTGACTTTCCCCTAAGGACGCTGGCACAATGA
- a CDS encoding alpha-D-ribose 1-methylphosphonate 5-triphosphate diphosphatase: MSGIAFCNAKLVLADEVVSGGLSTRGGLIASIDPGVGGGGEDLEGDFLIPGLVELHTDHLENHYRPRPGVFWNPMAALHAHDAQIASSGITTVFDAVRIGSDDDMPQMGEHVERLVGAIADGRSQGWLRAEHFLHLRCELPAHDVLDQFETFAPHEATHLASVMDHTPGQRQFRSLEDYSRFWKDKMGRTAEERERYLADRQSEHERYSAKNRAAIVRLAHELGIAIASHDDTTIAHVEEAVADGVTIAEFPTTLEAAAAAHDAGLAILMGAPNVVRGGSHTGNVSAIDLVREQLLQILSSDYVPFALLQAAFMLPSQADGLDLASALAMVTRNPAAAVGLADRGEIAVGKRADLVRISVIGGLPVVRGVWREGRRVG, encoded by the coding sequence ATGAGCGGCATCGCCTTTTGTAACGCGAAGCTGGTGCTCGCCGACGAGGTGGTGAGTGGTGGGCTATCGACGCGCGGCGGGCTGATTGCCAGCATCGATCCGGGTGTCGGCGGAGGCGGCGAGGACCTGGAGGGAGATTTTCTGATTCCAGGACTCGTCGAGCTCCACACCGACCACCTGGAAAACCACTACCGACCCCGTCCAGGCGTATTCTGGAATCCAATGGCTGCGCTGCACGCCCATGACGCGCAGATCGCTAGTTCCGGTATCACCACTGTTTTCGATGCCGTGCGGATCGGCTCGGACGACGACATGCCACAGATGGGCGAGCATGTGGAGCGCCTGGTGGGGGCAATCGCAGACGGGCGAAGCCAGGGCTGGCTGCGAGCCGAGCACTTCCTCCATCTGCGTTGCGAACTGCCGGCCCATGATGTGCTTGACCAATTTGAGACGTTCGCGCCGCACGAGGCGACGCATCTCGCTTCGGTCATGGACCATACGCCCGGGCAGCGGCAGTTTCGCTCGTTAGAGGACTATTCGCGCTTCTGGAAGGACAAGATGGGCCGTACGGCCGAGGAACGCGAGCGCTACCTGGCCGACCGGCAGTCGGAGCACGAACGCTATTCGGCCAAGAACCGGGCTGCTATAGTCCGCCTCGCTCATGAACTGGGCATCGCCATCGCCAGCCACGACGACACGACCATCGCGCATGTGGAAGAGGCGGTTGCCGATGGGGTGACGATCGCCGAATTTCCCACCACGCTGGAAGCGGCCGCTGCGGCGCATGATGCGGGTCTGGCGATCCTCATGGGTGCGCCCAATGTCGTGCGAGGCGGTTCCCATACCGGCAATGTATCCGCGATCGATCTGGTTCGGGAGCAACTGTTGCAAATCCTAAGTTCGGACTACGTCCCCTTTGCCCTGCTTCAGGCCGCCTTCATGCTGCCAAGCCAAGCAGACGGGCTGGACTTGGCTTCGGCCTTGGCCATGGTCACCCGCAATCCCGCCGCCGCCGTTGGACTTGCTGATCGTGGTGAAATTGCCGTGGGCAAGCGTGCCGACCTCGTGCGAATTTCGGTGATCGGCGGCTTGCCGGTGGTACGCGGTGTGTGGCGTGAGGGCCGGCGGGTAGGGTGA
- a CDS encoding Gfo/Idh/MocA family protein, which produces MAKRKIAVIGVGKIAQDQHLPVIDKSDDFELAATVSTRGLGHGDKPVFKTPAELYAAMPEISLVSICTPPNVRHQYVREALDAGKDVMMEKPPTTTISELDDLIAHARRLDRVLFQTWHSQYNAAVDRARDMVAKDGVKSVRIDWRESVRKWHPGQDWVWEPGGFGVCDPGINALSIFTKVMPFPVFVQESTLTFPANRQTPIDVQITFKSGQLHRPEMSAGFNWLEESGEIWTIRFETGTGDELKLEKGGTVLRVNGEVVLENPSEEYERIYERFAALLDAHQSDVDAAPLRLMSDVFLMGARVNGPDFEW; this is translated from the coding sequence ATGGCCAAACGCAAAATCGCCGTTATCGGCGTGGGCAAGATCGCGCAAGATCAGCATCTGCCGGTCATCGACAAGTCGGACGACTTCGAGCTGGCGGCCACGGTGTCGACCCGCGGGTTGGGTCACGGTGACAAGCCAGTCTTCAAGACACCGGCCGAGCTCTATGCAGCCATGCCCGAGATTTCTTTGGTCTCGATCTGCACGCCGCCAAATGTGCGCCATCAATATGTCCGCGAGGCGCTCGACGCCGGCAAGGACGTGATGATGGAGAAGCCCCCCACCACTACCATTTCCGAACTGGATGACCTTATCGCGCATGCGCGGCGGCTGGACCGGGTGCTGTTCCAGACTTGGCACAGTCAATACAATGCTGCGGTCGACCGTGCGCGGGACATGGTCGCCAAGGATGGTGTCAAATCCGTGCGCATTGACTGGCGCGAGAGCGTCCGCAAATGGCACCCCGGTCAGGACTGGGTTTGGGAGCCCGGGGGGTTCGGTGTCTGTGATCCAGGCATCAACGCCCTTTCGATCTTCACCAAGGTCATGCCCTTCCCGGTGTTTGTCCAAGAGAGCACGTTGACTTTTCCCGCCAATCGGCAGACGCCAATTGACGTTCAGATCACGTTCAAGTCTGGCCAACTGCATCGGCCCGAGATGAGTGCCGGGTTCAATTGGCTCGAGGAAAGCGGTGAAATCTGGACGATCCGCTTTGAGACCGGCACCGGCGACGAATTGAAGTTGGAGAAAGGCGGCACGGTTCTTCGCGTCAACGGCGAAGTAGTGCTGGAGAACCCCTCCGAGGAATACGAGCGCATCTATGAGCGCTTCGCGGCGCTCCTTGACGCGCACCAGAGCGACGTCGACGCTGCGCCCCTCCGGCTGATGTCGGATGTCTTTCTCATGGGCGCTCGCGTCAACGGGCCCGACTTCGAGTGGTGA
- a CDS encoding LacI family transcriptional regulator — MSQDQLPAASKGKRGVKPSGKPTLKTIAQMTGYAVTTISRALNNAPELAQETRDRVQKIAAEIGYLPDRAALRLKTGRTNVISLVLEPDEQIYGFGTSLVTGLTEAMRDTPYHLVIAPLFRNVLPLDPIRHIVRNRMADGVIFSKAESFDERIRFLIDNDFPFVSHGRTLWPEAHPSVDYDNEAYAYGAVKRLVEQGCRRVSIVLPDSALTYTQHLKTGIARAAGEAGVGYEFAADVNLGSPSDAIRTYVAKRAKRPDPPDGYIGASEVSALAIIGGLSEAGFVVGQTAHVVTKQSSPVFAQFETGAETVYEDFTEAGRQLGTLLLRRIAGEAEGLRYLAQPQFQWKD; from the coding sequence GTGTCTCAAGACCAACTGCCCGCTGCCAGCAAGGGCAAGCGGGGAGTGAAGCCATCCGGCAAGCCCACGCTGAAAACGATTGCGCAAATGACGGGCTATGCGGTCACGACCATTTCCCGTGCCCTCAATAATGCGCCCGAACTGGCGCAGGAAACCCGCGACCGCGTGCAGAAGATTGCGGCGGAGATCGGCTATTTACCCGACCGTGCGGCGCTGCGCCTCAAGACGGGCCGCACCAATGTAATTTCATTGGTACTTGAGCCGGACGAGCAGATCTATGGGTTCGGCACGTCGCTAGTCACCGGCCTGACAGAGGCCATGCGCGACACGCCCTATCATCTCGTGATCGCACCCTTGTTCCGGAATGTGCTACCGCTTGACCCTATCCGTCACATCGTGCGCAATCGCATGGCCGATGGGGTGATCTTCTCGAAGGCGGAGAGCTTCGACGAGCGCATCCGCTTTCTGATCGACAACGATTTTCCTTTTGTCAGCCATGGGCGCACGCTCTGGCCCGAAGCGCACCCCAGCGTCGACTATGATAATGAGGCCTATGCTTATGGTGCCGTAAAGCGCTTGGTGGAGCAGGGCTGTCGGCGGGTATCCATTGTGCTGCCCGATAGCGCGTTGACCTATACGCAGCACCTCAAGACCGGCATAGCCCGTGCCGCTGGCGAGGCGGGAGTCGGGTACGAGTTCGCAGCCGACGTGAACCTGGGCAGTCCCAGCGACGCGATCAGAACCTATGTGGCCAAGCGGGCCAAACGCCCCGACCCTCCAGATGGATATATTGGCGCCTCGGAGGTATCGGCTCTCGCCATCATTGGCGGCCTAAGCGAGGCAGGTTTTGTCGTCGGGCAAACCGCGCATGTGGTAACCAAGCAGTCTTCGCCGGTTTTCGCGCAGTTCGAGACCGGCGCCGAAACCGTCTACGAGGACTTCACTGAAGCGGGCCGGCAGCTGGGGACATTGCTGTTGCGGCGCATCGCGGGCGAAGCCGAGGGGCTTCGCTATTTGGCGCAGCCTCAGTTCCAGTGGAAGGACTAG